Proteins encoded together in one Dehalococcoidales bacterium window:
- a CDS encoding histidine phosphatase family protein has product MSRLLLVRHGTTDFNTGRRFMGQSDIELSAEGYRQAEKLRDYLAREKIDAAYSSDLRRALVTAEVICQERGLEIVTCPELRECDYGECEGLTFGEIGSSYPEVAARCINFTLDLEFPGGECYRDFFERTGRFLERLDSYKPEKTVLVVAHDGVLKALLCTMLGIDGSHWWQLRLDTASLSIMETHPRGARLTRLNDVCHLAADTD; this is encoded by the coding sequence TTGTCGAGATTGCTGCTGGTAAGACACGGTACCACCGACTTTAACACCGGACGACGGTTCATGGGGCAGAGCGATATCGAGTTGAGTGCTGAAGGCTACCGGCAGGCGGAAAAGCTACGCGACTACCTGGCCAGGGAGAAGATTGACGCTGCCTACTCCAGTGACCTCAGGCGTGCCCTGGTGACAGCGGAGGTCATCTGCCAGGAACGCGGACTGGAGATTGTGACCTGCCCCGAATTGAGGGAGTGCGACTATGGTGAGTGCGAGGGGCTGACCTTCGGCGAGATTGGAAGCAGCTACCCGGAGGTGGCCGCACGGTGTATAAACTTCACTCTTGACCTGGAGTTCCCGGGCGGGGAGTGCTATCGGGACTTCTTCGAGCGCACCGGGCGGTTTCTGGAAAGGCTTGATAGCTACAAACCGGAAAAAACCGTGCTTGTTGTTGCCCACGACGGTGTGCTCAAGGCGCTCCTGTGTACTATGCTCGGGATAGACGGGAGTCACTGGTGGCAACTTAGACTGGACACCGCCTCCCTGAGTATCATGGAGACACACCCTCGGGGTGCGAGACTGACCCGCCTGAATGATGTCTGCCATCTGGCGGCGGACACTGACTAA
- the tmk gene encoding dTMP kinase: MVPFITFEGGEGSGKTVQARALHRKLLQAAVPALLIYEPGGTPLGRRIGRWLKWGRAADMSPLSELLLFNASRAQLVRDVIEPNLKNGTVIICDRYTDSTVAYQGYARGLDMETVHRINSIATGGLCPDLTVLLDIPVEEGFARKKDRAQDRFEQEDMVFHRRVREGYRALAAAEPERWLVIDARQSRGEIEHLVWPRVSRLLVEILGSENQIAE, translated from the coding sequence ATGGTCCCATTTATTACCTTTGAAGGCGGAGAAGGCAGCGGCAAGACTGTTCAGGCAAGGGCACTACACAGGAAATTGCTCCAGGCAGCCGTGCCTGCACTCCTTATCTACGAGCCGGGTGGGACACCGCTGGGCCGGAGAATCGGTCGCTGGCTGAAGTGGGGTCGAGCAGCAGACATGTCTCCCCTCAGCGAATTACTGCTGTTCAATGCTTCCCGTGCCCAGCTGGTCCGTGATGTTATTGAGCCCAATCTGAAAAACGGGACGGTGATCATCTGTGACCGGTATACCGATTCCACCGTTGCCTACCAGGGTTACGCACGGGGACTGGACATGGAGACTGTCCACCGTATTAATAGTATCGCTACCGGCGGACTATGTCCTGACCTCACCGTGCTGCTGGATATTCCGGTTGAGGAAGGCTTTGCCCGCAAGAAGGACCGGGCGCAGGACCGTTTCGAGCAGGAAGACATGGTTTTTCACCGGAGAGTCCGTGAGGGATACCGCGCTCTTGCTGCTGCGGAGCCGGAGCGCTGGCTGGTGATTGATGCCCGGCAGTCCAGAGGAGAGATAGAGCACCTGGTCTGGCCCAGGGTGAGCCGTCTGCTGGTGGAGATACTTGGTTCAGAAAATCAGATTGCCGAGTAA